A portion of the Oncorhynchus masou masou isolate Uvic2021 chromosome 11, UVic_Omas_1.1, whole genome shotgun sequence genome contains these proteins:
- the fkbp6 gene encoding inactive peptidyl-prolyl cis-trans isomerase FKBP6, which produces MMSANGLSTRIQQFLDPHALAHTPSPFHRLGQQMQDLLGDGGILKEVVQPGEGPPVPRDSSVSIHFSGFLEYSDRPFETTSHLKYPRMMKLGRDVTLCGLELGILTMRKGEFSRFLFLPEYAYGAMGCPPLIPPVATVLYEVQVLDFLDSAEVDEFFAMSPEEQNTAPLSMLLNVVDTERSFGNRCFNHSRFEDAKDRYKQAVTLLGNRKAEDEEEKRSIVAGQLPIYLNLSLTQLRLDRPLKALEYGHKALKIDPNNTKALFRCGQAYLELFDFEKAQDYLTMAQANKPFDVDINNLLRKLAIHYKDCLDKEKELCSKMFADFVKK; this is translated from the exons ATGATGTCAGCGAACGGACTGTCGACCAGAATTCAGCAGTTTTTGGATCCCCACGCGCTGGCGCATACTCCG AGCCCTTTCCACCGTCTCGGCCAGCAGATGCAGGACCTCTTGGGCGATGGAGGGATCCTGAAGGAAGTGGTCCAACCTGGAGAAGGCCCACCAGTGCCAAGAGATTCATCTGTATCAA TCCATTTCTCTGGATTTTTGGAGTACTCTGACCGACCATTTGAGACCACCAGCCATCTGAAGTACCCTCGAATGATGAAGCTTGGAAGAG ACGTGACTCTGTGTGGCCTTGAGCTTGGTATTCTGACCATGAGGAAGGGCGagttctctcgttttctcttccTGCCTGAGTACGCCTATGGAGCGATGGGCTGCCCTCCACTCATTCCTCCTGTAGCCACTGTGCTCTACGAGGTGCAGGTCCTCGACTTCCTCGACTCGGCCGAAGTGGATGAGTTCTTCGCAATGAGTCCG GAGGAGCAGAACACGGCTCCTCTGTCCATGCTCCTCAACGTGGTCGACACAGAGCGCAGCTTTGGCAACCGCTGCTTCAACCACAGTCGATTCGAGGACGCAAAAGATCGCTACAAGCAG GCGGTCACTCTGCTGGGGAATCGGAAGgcggaggatgaggaggagaagaggagcatTGTGGCGGGGCAGCTGCCCATCTACCTCAACCTGTCGTTGACCCAGCTCCGCCTGGACAGGCCCCTGAAAGCCCTGGAATATGGCCACAAGGCCCTGAAGATCGACCCCAACAACACCAAGGCCCTGTTCCGCTGTGGTCAG GCCTATTTGGAGTTGTTTGACTTTGAGAAAGCCCAGGATTACCTCACGATGGCTCAGGCCAACAAACCTTTTGACGTCGACATCAACAATCTCCTGAGGAAGCTTGCCAT ACACTACAAGGACTGTTTGGACAAAGAGAAAGAGCTGTGCTCCAAGATGTTTGCTGACTTTGTGAAGAAGTGA
- the LOC135548704 gene encoding E3 ubiquitin-protein ligase rififylin-like, which yields MWTSCCSWSCLEPTATVEENGSSWRQAYTNSGNSQSPISPELLCKACGGHFDTIAIKHVCVDCKKNFCGRCSVQLEPPCPRLCHTCQRFHGTLFDRAQLMRLKVRELRDYLHLHEVPTQTCREKEELVELVLGQQTPSTSRSSDTVSSQPGAHNNVPSPDTPSPPETQGPTSPDTLSPEQPEQSAPEAESEQISDEEEEEEEDEDEDEESSDSEETLMPGRRASLSDLSRVEDIEGLSVRQLKEILARNFVNYKGCCEKWELMERVTRLYNDQKDLQNLVSNTKNEEDPAAPKSQEENLCRICMDSPIDCVLLECGHMVTCSKCGKRMSECPICRQYVVRAVHVFRS from the exons ATGTGGACATCCTGTTGTAGCTGGTCCTGTTTGGAACCTACCGCCACAGTGGAAGAAAACGGCAGCTCATGGCGCCAGGCCTACACAAACTCGGGCAACAGCCAATCCCCGATCTCTCCCGAACTTTTGTGCAAGGCCTGCGGAGGCCATTTTGACACCATCGCTATAAAG CATGTCTGTGTGGACTGCAAGAAGAACTTCTGTGGCCGCTGCTCGGTGCAGCTGGAGCCGCCATGCCCGCGCCTCTGCCACACATGTCAGCGATTTCACGGAACCCTCTTCGACCGCGCCCAGTTGATGAGACTCAAG GTGCGGGAGCTGCGTGACTACCTCCACCTGCACGAGGTGCCCACCCAGACGTGCCGGGAAAAGGAGGAGCTGGTTGAGCTGGTCTTGGGCCAGCAGACCCCCAGCACCAGCAGAAGCAGTGACACCGTATCCTCCCAGCCCGGGGCTCACAACAATGTCCCCTCCCCAGACACACCGTCCCCTCCCGAGACACAGGGCCCTACCAGCCCCGACACATTGAGCCCAGAGCAGCCAGAACAATCAGCCCCTGAGGCAGAATCAGAGCAGATCTCTgatgaggaagaagaagaggaggaggatgaggatgaggatgaagag TCATCGGACAGCGAGGAGACCCTGATGCCCGGCCGCAGAGCCTCTCTGTCTGACCTGAGCCGCGTGGAGGATATCGAGGGCCTGAGCGTGCGCCAGCTCAAGGAGATCTTGGCCCGCAACTTTGTCAACTACAAAGGCTGCTGCGAGAAGTGGGAGCTGATGGAGAGGGTCACCCGCCTCTACAACGACCAGAAGGACCTCCAGAACCTAG TTTCAAATACAAAAAATGAAGAAG ACCCTGCAGCTCCCAAGAGCCAGGAGGAGAACCTCTGTCGGATCTGCATGGACTCTCCCATTGACTGTGTGCTGCTGGAGTGTGGCCACATGGTCACCTGCAGCAAGTGTGGCAAGCGCATGAGCGAGTGCCCCATCTGCAGACAGTACGTGGTACGGGCGGTGCACGTCTTCAGGTCCTGA